Sequence from the Candidatus Dependentiae bacterium genome:
TTTTAGCAAAATCAAAAGCATCAACAACGCAACAAGAAGAGCTATTATTATTTCTATGTAGCTTTGATAACTTATTAATCCAAGCAATAACATCGTCTTTTAATCTAACCTTAAACCACTTGCTCAATCTTTCAAAAATTGAATGGGATACATCAAAAGGTTCTTGATGATTATAACTGCTAAACTCATAGTATTTATAAGAAGAAACTTCTGAATAACCAATTTTCTCTTCACACAAATACACACATCGAACATTACCTTTGTGAATATCCAGAATTTTAGAAATAGATTTTTTATTTTCTTGATCGCCTACCGCATTCGGTTTTTTTCCGTTGTAAAAAATAAATCCAACCCGCGACAGGGAATCTGCATAATTTCGCGCAAAAGCAAGAGCGGTTTGAACCTTTTTAATTCTCTCATATTCTGATCTTTTTGCAGACGCATCTAAACACGCGCCTACATATTTTAAAAACCCATCCTTATTGCCTCTAATAGAAGGGTCTACATATCTTGGCAACTCATACGCTTTCGGCTCAACAATATAACCACCAGCTGTTTCTTCCGCCTCAAGAAAAGCTTGAAAATCTGAATAGCGCATAACAAACAAAAAGTTAAAGTCATCATACAATTTAAATGCTGTCGGATATTTATTTCTTGGATCATCATGAATATCACGAAAAATAATATTACGAAAAACGTGTGAGTCGTAATGTTGCTCTAATGTTTCGTCTAGCGTCAAATGAAGAGACGAAAAACCTTCTTTAATTTTTTGAAACTCATTCATCAAGGGCTGATAGGCATTGACCATAGATTGAAATGACCTTGCAACAGAATCGTGGACTTTTTTATATTTCCATTTTTTATGTATTTTGTTACAAAAAAACAAGCCCCCACCAAGAGCAAATAAAGCCCCCACCAAGAGCAAATAAAGCCCCCACCAAGAGCAAATAAAGCCCCCACATTTTTTAAAAATTTAAAATTTACAGACCCATCAAGCAATGCAGCATAAAAAAAGTTCACTAATTCCTTAGGCGCTCCATCAGAAAATCCTCGAATCGTAACATTGCATAATTTTTTTCCATCTTTTATTGAAAATTCAAGTTGCGCACTTACCGTTTTCTGGGGCTCTAAAAATTCAATTTTAATCGCCATAAAAGAATCTGTTTTTTGATATTTAGCTTCTAGACACCGTGTTTTTATGATATTTTTCAAGAGCATCATACCACGACTGCTAGACGATACCACCTTCTGATGATCTTTACATTCTATAAACGCTGCTAATTCTTTAATATCTGCTTCAGCAATAAACGAAACAACAGTATTTGTATCATGCAACTGTTCTTGGGACTCGACTTTTTCATAAAAAACATTCACCATGGAAACCGTTTCGCTAGATGGAAATCGACAATTTCCAGACAAAACAAGGTCCTTGCTAAAAATAGATAATGGAAAGAGCAAAATAAAGAACAAAAAACGCTTAAACATATAAAAAAACCACAAGAAACCGTCTAAAAATAGGAATTTAAATCATAATTTACAAATCACTAATCAACAACTTCGTGAATAAATCGCAAACAAAATAGTTATTTTTAATATTTTTTCATCACCGCTCATTTCTCCCTGAAACAAACCAATAGTATCCGCAAGTTCAACACTGAAGTCTTGCACCCACAAAAAACAACTGGTCAAAGGGCACTTTGAGCAACAAACGACCTGTCGCGTTTCTCAAAAAAAGCCCTTATTCGACATTTTTGATACGTTCATTCAAAAGCTTATACCCTTGTTCATCGTGGCAGTAGGTAAAAATTTGCCCAGACTTAATATCAAAAAACCACAGATGTATGGCCAATCTGTCATTTGCTACTCGATCCGCAATCCATGGAAACGTTAAGCAGTTTTTATACGATTTTTTAAGGGCATGCTCGGCATATTCATCAACAGAATATTTCTGCATTTTTTCAGATCGAGCCTGCGACACCCAGGCCTTTAAAAAATCATCATCATCGCTAAATTCATCTTTTAATAACGCTGCAATTCCGCCACACTGGCTGTGACCAAATAAAATCAAATGCTCAACATTTAAAAATTTAACCGCGAACTCAAGGGCCGCACTCGTGCCATGGCACTTGTCATCTTTCGTGTAAGCAGGAACGATGTTTGCAACGTTTCTCACGATAAAAAGATCGCCCGGATCACACTGTAAAATTACTGCCGGGTCAACCCGCGAATCGCAACACGAAATAACCATAATTTCAGGCTTCTGTCCGGCAACGGACAGCTGATTCATAAAAGAAAAATCGCCATAAACATACTTATCACGAAACTGGGAGTATCCTGCAACCATTTTTTTAAAACTTTTTTTTGCGCGCTCAACCATTCAAATTCCATTAAAAATGACCGTAAATCAACAAATCTTTAAAACACCATAAGCAGAGTTAAATTTATCATAAATTTCAATACACCCAAAGAATACTCTCCGCTCCATTGCCAGGAGCCATAAAGATCGATATAATTTTCCGATGTTCTTGTCACGATTGATTTTTGTGCTAGACAAGGTGGTCTTGTCGCAGGAAAAATCAATGAATGTAGAAAATCTCTCATCTGGAGAGAGGAGAATCATATGTTACCTATAATCGAGTGGTTTTTATCAATACAAGTCTCAGCGCCGCAGATTGCTATCGCAAGCTTGCTGGTGTTGGGGGTTTTATACCTTACCGGAACACTGCAAAAGCTTCTTGCTTATTTTTACGGAAACTTTACAGGACCTGAATTAGTAAAATTTGGCTTACTTTCTGTGGCTTCATTTTCAATCATCGGAAGCTACTGGACACTTCGCTCAATCAAAGATGCATTCTTTGATACCTTAATTGGTTACTGCTGTGTACCGTATGCAAAATTAATCACCGTTCTTGCTATGATCCCTCTCATCTGGGGCTACACAAAACTCGTTGACTGCATGACACGTGAAAAATTGTTTTGGATCGTTTGCGGCTTTTACGCATCTCTTTTTGTCATCTTCGGATTTGGTTACACCAATTTAGCTTCTCCATTTTTTGCACTTGGACACGGATACATTGGTAAAGTAATCACCGTAATTGCATGTACTTTGTTAGCTCTTGCACTCAAAAAAATTGTAGAAATTATTCTTTCTATCGAAACAACCTGGATTCAAGTTGTTTCAGTTGCTGTAACACTTGGCGCTGCATGGTTTGCTTACTCAAAATATGGATTTGCTCAACTTCTTTCATCTGGCGATAGCTTCTTGGCAATGGGTCGTTCAGTCACAGTTGACGGTGTTCAACTCTATGATCTTTCAAAACTTCTTGGCTGGCTCGCATTTGTAATGGTTGAAACCATGGGTGGCGTTATTGTTCCTCTCTTCTGGTCATACGCTCACTCAACAACAACCACAGAAATGGGTAAAAGAGGATATCCTCTTATCGGTATCGCTATGCAATCAGGTAACCTTGCTGGACCTACCATGGCTCGCTATGCAGAATACTTTGGATTCTTTGGTCTTTTGAGCATCTCAGCAACAATTTTAATGATTGTTCCTATCGCTATCTACATCTACAAAAGCGTTGTTCCTCATGACTTGCGTCAAACAGACGGTGATGGCTCAGTAGCCAAGAAAAAAACAACCGGAGCGGGTGAAGGCCTTCGCTTGATGGCAAAACACAAATACCTTATGGGTCTTGCATTTGTTGCTACCGTTTACGAAGTTGTTGGAACATTGATTGACTTTCAATTCAAAATGGCAGCATCGAGTGTTTTTGCAAAAGAAGCTCTTGCATCATACCTTGCGATGGCAGCTCAGTGGACTGCGATTGTTGGACTTGTTTTCTCGATTCTTGGAACCTCAATCGTTATCAGAAAACTTGGCGTTCGATTCTCCCTCTTGCTCTACCCAACACTTCTTGGCTTAGTTGTTCTAATGGTTAGATTCTCGCCAGTTCTTGGAATTCTTTTCTGGGCAATGGTATTTGTAAAAATGTTAAGCTATGCACTCAATAACCCAGTTAAAGAGTTCATGTACATTCCAACATCTAAAGACGTTAAATTCAAAGTTAAAGCTGTTATTGACGGATTTGGTGGTAAAGCGGCAAAAGGTATTGGTTCTGTAATCAATGCTGCATGTTCTGCAAACCCTGCCATGTTGGTAGCTTACGGATCAATCGCATCCCTCGGAATCATCGGGGTTTGGATTATTATCGCGATGTTTGTTGGTCAGTCATACGACCAATTAATTGAAGAGAAAAAAATCCTCGATTAATCTAATTAACAAAGACGTACAAAGCGGCCGGCCATTTTCGTCGGCCGCTTTTACATTTTTATTTTTGGTATTTTTTAATGCTCATAACTATCTTTTTTATCGTTCTTGCCGGCTTAATATTTTTCTTATTAAGCTCAAAAACAACACTCAAACCTATTCTTTTTAATATCGAGCATTTTTTGTGGGGCAATATTCATCCCGCAGAGCTTTCAAAATTTTTATATCTTTCGCGGATTGCTATCATCATAATGACGTGCACCTGGGGATTAAAAACACTTAAAGACTCTCTTTTTATTGATTTTGTAGGCAGAGAATCTTTAACGCTCGCCAAAAATACCTCTATCGCGATCCTTATCCCGCTGGTGCTTCTTTATAACTATGCAATTACCAAAATTGCACTCGAAAAATTATTTTCTATTATTTGCATCACGTATGCATCTCTTTTTATTGGAACCACAACGCTTCACTACTACATAAATGCTGGATACATATTACCAATTCCATCATCTATAATTGGGTGGATTTACTATATCGGCATTGAAAGCTTTGCAAGCTTACTCGTCTCTCACTACTTCACCTACCTTGCAAGTATTAATACCACAGAATCTGCAAAGCGCGGATACGGGTTGATTATCGTTGCCACGCAATTAGGAAATCTTGCCGGACCAACCTGTGTTATTTTAACCATACAACAATACGGATTTAACGCTTTAATATGTTTCTTCGCTCTTTTAGCCTTAAGCGTCCCATTTTTTATTTACCAGTTCATCACTCGAATCCCAAAAAATCTTCGCCAGAGCGATGAAAACAAAGCAGACACTCACCTTGAAGCAGCTACTGAAGTAGCAACTTCAAAAACGTCTTTTCTTGAAGGAATTCGATTACTCTATAAAAGCCCATACCTTCTTGGACTTGCAACCATAACAACAATGCAAGAAATCATTAGCCAAATGCTTGATTTGCAATTCAAAATCCAAATCAGCTATCACTATCATGGTCCAGATTTTGCTGCATACATGGGTTCATATGCTCAGATGAATGCAATTCTTGGTATTTTATTTGGATTCTTTGGAACAAGCTTTTTACTCAGAAAATTAGAAATTAAAAATTGTTTAATCTTATACCCAGCGCTCTTGGCTGCAGTTGTTACCTTTGTTTGGTATTTTCCAGCAACACAATTCTTTTTTGCAGGAATGATTATCATTAAAACACTGGGATATACGCTCAATCGTCCAATCCAAGAAATCATGTTTATTCCAACTACAAAAATGGTTAAAACGCAAGTCAAAAGCATTGTTGATAGCCTTGGGAAACGTGGTGGCAAGTCACTCGGAGCATCTATCCTCAGGGCTCTTTCATCTCTTGATTCTCAGCTCTTAACCTCAACCACCTTTGCTTCACTTGGATTACTCACCATGTGGGTTGGCATCGCCATAAAAACAGGCTCCAAATATGAAAAGCTGATGAAAAACAAAGAAATTATTGGATAAAAGGCACTGGTATGAAAAAAACACAGTACATTCTTGGGATCGAGTCATCATGCGATGAAACAGCTGCAGCGATTATTGATCACGAAAATAAAAAAGTTTTATCTAACAAGCTTCATTCTCAGACTGCAGAACACAAAAAATATGGTGGCGTTGTACCGGAAATCGCCTCTCGCTCACATCTTGAAAAAATTGATTCCATCGTTGATATTGCACTTAAAACGGCTGGCATAACCCTTGATGAAGTTGATGCAATTGCAGTCACCAACAAACCAGGGCTTGCAGGATCTTTATTAACCGGACTTTGTTTTGCCAAAGGATTAGCATGGGCAAAAAACACTCTACTAATCCCAATTGACCACACCCATGGACACATCACCTCTGCATACCTCAACCAAGATGGCTCTTTTGATTCAAGCATTACCTTTCCGCTTATTTGCCTTTCTCTTTCGGGCGGACACTCATCAATTTATTTTGTAGAAAGCCCTACAAAATACATAACAATTGGGAGCACAATTGATGATGCCGCAGGAGAAGCGTTTGATAAAATTTCAAAGATTCTTGAGCTTGGATATCCCGGCGGTCCGATCATAGAAAAATTAGCGCAAAGTGTTAACTTTGAAGACTTTTTTTCATATACGCGAACAAAAGACTACAAAAAAAAGCTTGATTTTACGTTCTCTGGACTCAAAACCGCTGTTTTTTATGACATGATTGAACGTGGATATTTTGATCTTACAACCAAGCAACTTTCGCCCACTGTCACAGAAAAAGAAATGGCTACGATCGCAAGCTCCCTGCTGGTATGTATAGGAGATATTATTTGCGCAAAAATAGAACTTGCCCTTTCTCTCTATCCTCAAGCTCGATACATCACATTTGTTGGCGGGGTTGCATGCAACAAATACCTTTCACAACGCTTGCAAAAAACTGCCGAATACTTGGGTGTTTTTTACAAAAATGTACCGAGAGAATATTCAACAGATAACGCTGCTATGATCGCTGCCGCTGGATCATTTTTATTGAGTGACCCAGAGCTTTCAAAAAAATATTTTTCTGCAGAATGGCGTGAGTCAATGATGTTTATAGATATCAATTCGTAACTACAAACGAACTTCTACTAATTGATTTCTTCCAATGCGCTTTGTCATGACAACCTGGTCGGCAGATTCAAAAAAAGGCTCAAATTCTAGCGCTTTAAAGTGTGATTTAACTGATTGTCGATGCTGATTCCCACCAACAACAACTGAAACTTTTTCACCATCCTCTGCAGACAAGTCCTGATTCATAAATTTTCGCTTATTAGCTTTTGCTTGAGCAATTTTTTCTTCTGGCAACAGCCTAACTTTTGGAATTTGAATAAATTGATGATCAAGTTTAAACGGCCAATACTCAATACTTTCGACTCTTTTTGGATTCAAAAGCAAAATAATAGTACGCGAAGGCTCGTATAAAAAATTTCTTTTTTCAAT
This genomic interval carries:
- a CDS encoding carbonic anhydrase, with the protein product MVERAKKSFKKMVAGYSQFRDKYVYGDFSFMNQLSVAGQKPEIMVISCCDSRVDPAVILQCDPGDLFIVRNVANIVPAYTKDDKCHGTSAALEFAVKFLNVEHLILFGHSQCGGIAALLKDEFSDDDDFLKAWVSQARSEKMQKYSVDEYAEHALKKSYKNCLTFPWIADRVANDRLAIHLWFFDIKSGQIFTYCHDEQGYKLLNERIKNVE
- the tsaD gene encoding tRNA (adenosine(37)-N6)-threonylcarbamoyltransferase complex transferase subunit TsaD; amino-acid sequence: MKKTQYILGIESSCDETAAAIIDHENKKVLSNKLHSQTAEHKKYGGVVPEIASRSHLEKIDSIVDIALKTAGITLDEVDAIAVTNKPGLAGSLLTGLCFAKGLAWAKNTLLIPIDHTHGHITSAYLNQDGSFDSSITFPLICLSLSGGHSSIYFVESPTKYITIGSTIDDAAGEAFDKISKILELGYPGGPIIEKLAQSVNFEDFFSYTRTKDYKKKLDFTFSGLKTAVFYDMIERGYFDLTTKQLSPTVTEKEMATIASSLLVCIGDIICAKIELALSLYPQARYITFVGGVACNKYLSQRLQKTAEYLGVFYKNVPREYSTDNAAMIAAAGSFLLSDPELSKKYFSAEWRESMMFIDINS